Proteins from one Cellulosilyticum lentocellum DSM 5427 genomic window:
- the ndk gene encoding nucleoside-diphosphate kinase — protein sequence MERTFIMIKSDGVARGLMGEIIRRIERKGFKITKAQLLSPARELVEKHYEEHVGKEFFEELVEYILEGPVMAMEVQGKDVIAVMRSIMGDKDPIKAIPGTIRGDYANTVTRNLIHGSDSLEHAEREINLWFN from the coding sequence ATGGAGAGAACATTTATTATGATTAAAAGTGACGGAGTAGCTAGAGGATTAATGGGAGAAATTATCAGGAGAATTGAAAGAAAAGGCTTTAAAATTACTAAAGCGCAGCTTTTAAGTCCTGCCAGAGAACTAGTAGAGAAACATTATGAGGAGCATGTGGGTAAGGAGTTTTTTGAAGAGTTAGTAGAGTATATACTAGAAGGACCAGTGATGGCTATGGAGGTACAGGGAAAAGATGTGATTGCGGTTATGCGAAGCATTATGGGTGATAAAGACCCAATTAAAGCTATCCCAGGTACTATTAGGGGAGATTATGCTAATACAGTAACTAGAAATCTGATTCATGGTTCTGACTCCTTAGAACATGCAGAAAGAGAAATAAACCTTTGGTTTAATTAA
- a CDS encoding PqqD family protein, which translates to MFIKTLKIKKGFILRELGGEFCLAYEADTNNGALDGLPSINETGIFLWDQLEKGCTPEELVSALVTKKYLDREDAEADVGEFLAKLINGKVVDYTK; encoded by the coding sequence ATGTTTATTAAAACACTTAAAATCAAAAAAGGATTTATACTTAGAGAATTAGGTGGCGAGTTTTGTTTAGCTTATGAAGCAGACACCAATAACGGCGCATTAGATGGCCTACCTTCTATTAATGAAACTGGCATCTTCTTATGGGACCAATTAGAAAAAGGCTGTACACCTGAAGAACTCGTTTCAGCCCTTGTTACTAAAAAGTATTTAGACAGAGAAGATGCTGAAGCAGATGTTGGTGAGTTTTTAGCTAAACTTATTAATGGAAAAGTTGTAGATTATACAAAATAA
- a CDS encoding DUF4179 domain-containing protein, which produces MNRKEEYELLMQEIEVTPVRLEYAIQRTEAKVKANRWQRFFGIPIGTGLTFLLVFTILVNSIPTFAYSCGNIPLIKELAKTVAFSPSLDAAIENKYVQPINQEKVINHMKARIEYLIVDQKQVNVFYSLESKDYEEVNIEPEIDDRNGDTLEGYTLSSSSYGMPDGKINYITIDFVDGEVPEGLTLKIGVYDMKPSYDLPISTFTFKLIFDPHYTAQGEKLTIGQSIIIDQQKLTLEEVEIYPTHMRIILEDEKENAAYLKSMTFYLENEKGERFDKIANGISATGKIDSPMMNVYRVESAFFSESKELTLYITGAEWLDKDKQRMKLDLANTSAESLPEGVTFESAERRGKSWYLTFSGNQYEENKNYQIWNGIYYDEQGKEYEYNGWSTVSGIWSEKEKKYISKPNTFFVEILLEDYPYDTVYMSPIFSHYIQLENPVAIKIK; this is translated from the coding sequence ATGAACAGAAAAGAAGAATACGAACTATTAATGCAAGAAATAGAGGTAACACCCGTTAGGCTGGAATATGCAATTCAGCGTACAGAAGCTAAGGTAAAAGCCAATAGATGGCAGCGTTTCTTTGGAATACCAATAGGAACAGGTTTGACTTTTTTGCTGGTGTTTACCATATTAGTTAATAGTATTCCTACCTTTGCCTATAGTTGTGGTAATATTCCTCTTATAAAGGAATTAGCAAAGACTGTTGCTTTTTCTCCTTCTTTAGATGCAGCAATTGAAAATAAGTATGTGCAGCCAATTAACCAAGAAAAAGTTATTAATCATATGAAAGCACGCATTGAATACCTTATTGTAGATCAGAAACAGGTCAATGTTTTTTATTCGTTAGAATCAAAGGATTATGAAGAGGTGAATATAGAACCTGAGATAGACGATAGGAATGGAGATACACTAGAGGGTTATACCTTGTCTTCTAGTAGTTATGGTATGCCAGATGGAAAGATTAATTATATAACCATAGATTTCGTGGATGGGGAAGTACCCGAAGGATTAACCTTAAAAATAGGTGTTTATGATATGAAGCCTAGTTATGATCTTCCTATTAGTACGTTTACCTTTAAATTAATATTTGATCCTCATTACACAGCACAAGGTGAGAAATTAACAATAGGTCAATCCATTATAATAGATCAGCAAAAACTAACATTAGAAGAAGTAGAAATTTATCCTACACATATGAGAATTATACTTGAAGATGAAAAAGAAAACGCTGCTTATCTTAAAAGTATGACCTTTTACTTAGAAAATGAAAAAGGAGAGCGGTTTGATAAAATAGCCAATGGTATTTCAGCAACAGGGAAAATAGATTCTCCTATGATGAATGTCTATAGGGTGGAAAGTGCATTTTTCTCTGAGAGTAAAGAGCTTACTTTATATATTACTGGAGCAGAATGGCTAGATAAAGATAAGCAAAGGATGAAGCTAGATTTAGCAAATACAAGTGCTGAAAGCTTACCAGAGGGTGTGACTTTTGAAAGTGCAGAGAGAAGAGGTAAGAGCTGGTATTTAACATTTAGTGGGAATCAGTATGAAGAGAATAAAAATTATCAAATATGGAATGGCATCTATTATGATGAACAAGGTAAAGAATATGAATACAATGGTTGGTCAACAGTTAGTGGGATTTGGAGTGAAAAAGAAAAAAAATATATCAGTAAACCAAATACCTTTTTTGTAGAGATCTTATTAGAAGATTATCCATATGATACAGTTTATATGTCACCTATTTTTTCACATTATATTCAGCTGGAAAACCCAGTAGCTATAAAGATTAAGTAA
- a CDS encoding gamma-glutamylcyclotransferase family protein has product MNGETCVLSNAKHLKSIDLLEGYTGNSKKDLYIREKGPVLLSTGEEELCWVYLYINEKHVRNNGKYIAHRDWKKIYVS; this is encoded by the coding sequence ATCAATGGAGAAACCTGTGTCCTCTCTAATGCTAAGCATCTTAAAAGTATTGATCTTTTAGAAGGCTATACTGGTAATTCAAAGAAAGATTTATATATCCGAGAGAAAGGACCTGTTTTATTATCTACTGGTGAAGAGGAGCTTTGTTGGGTTTATTTATATATTAATGAAAAGCATGTGAGAAACAATGGTAAATATATAGCTCATAGAGATTGGAAAAAAATATATGTTTCATAA
- a CDS encoding amylo-alpha-1,6-glucosidase: MRYGKRDWTSYERGIEREWLITNGRSGFAGATMTGANSRKYHGLLIACLTSPEERYMILNKLQEQVICEGESYPLTTTKYQKNIVKGYENQQSFSYDGLPHYRYVINGLVIDKQVALAYGKNTVVIAYDICNNSKEAVLDVSPFLTCRNPGECSKKVNLTFEKGNQENNKTSKALKNEQQFIPQFNKEMLIRLWSTEGDFKDEEQLTEKVFYDVDQTTGDPCTEQLYKPGSYEINIAPYEKKTVYIVCTLEKENINPAKVVKQEKLRISKLRNTFKEERLMAKYLPIAADHFIVQRDSINSKTILAGYPWFLDWGRDTMIAFNGLTLSTGRFDDAKEILKSFVLYEKDGLIPNMFPNNQGKPLYNTVDASLWFVHATYSYLLYSNHEESTAFVEKEIYPYLKKIIKAYKEGTHFSIHMEEDSLIWAGSGLDQVTWMDVRVNDIVVTPRHGKPVEINALWYNALKIMACLEQKFENGQKEGYEELAEKVKISFNKAFWNEADGCLYDVVDEKGGDSSIRPNQIWAVSLPFTMLPKEKEKSVVRKVFEDLYTPYGLRSLTPAHPDYHPTYKGKLFDRDMAYHQGTTWGFPIGAFFTAYCKVNQYSKEALEFVESLVSDQEVDLENQCLGTIAEIFDGDSPHFARGCYAQAWSVGELLRVYYEDLLGGRIKLEEAHKKMFC, translated from the coding sequence ATGAGATATGGAAAAAGAGATTGGACGAGTTATGAAAGAGGCATAGAAAGAGAGTGGCTCATTACGAATGGTCGTAGTGGCTTTGCAGGAGCCACTATGACAGGGGCTAATAGTAGAAAGTATCATGGTCTACTGATAGCTTGTTTAACTTCGCCAGAAGAGCGTTATATGATATTAAATAAATTGCAAGAACAAGTGATTTGTGAGGGGGAAAGTTATCCTTTAACAACCACTAAATATCAAAAAAATATTGTAAAGGGTTATGAGAATCAGCAAAGTTTTTCCTATGATGGCCTCCCACATTACCGTTATGTGATTAATGGCTTGGTGATTGATAAGCAAGTAGCTTTGGCATATGGAAAAAATACAGTCGTTATTGCGTATGACATTTGCAATAATAGTAAGGAAGCCGTGTTAGATGTTTCACCATTTTTGACATGTAGAAATCCTGGGGAGTGTTCTAAAAAGGTTAATTTAACTTTTGAAAAAGGGAATCAAGAAAATAATAAAACAAGTAAAGCATTAAAAAATGAGCAGCAGTTTATTCCTCAATTTAATAAAGAAATGCTTATTCGGCTTTGGAGTACAGAAGGAGATTTTAAAGATGAAGAGCAGCTTACTGAAAAAGTCTTTTATGATGTGGATCAAACCACCGGAGACCCTTGCACTGAGCAGCTTTATAAGCCTGGGAGTTATGAAATAAATATAGCACCTTATGAAAAGAAAACTGTTTATATTGTATGTACTTTAGAAAAAGAAAACATAAATCCAGCAAAGGTAGTCAAACAAGAAAAGCTTCGCATAAGTAAACTTAGAAATACCTTTAAAGAAGAGAGATTAATGGCTAAATACTTACCTATAGCTGCAGACCATTTTATTGTACAAAGGGATTCTATCAATAGTAAAACAATTTTGGCAGGATATCCTTGGTTTTTAGATTGGGGTAGAGATACTATGATTGCCTTTAATGGGCTTACTTTATCTACAGGACGTTTTGATGATGCTAAGGAAATACTTAAGAGCTTTGTATTATATGAAAAAGATGGCCTTATTCCTAATATGTTTCCTAATAATCAAGGAAAGCCTCTTTATAATACAGTAGATGCTTCGTTATGGTTTGTACATGCTACCTATAGTTATTTACTTTATAGCAATCATGAAGAAAGTACGGCTTTTGTAGAAAAAGAGATTTATCCTTATTTAAAGAAAATCATAAAAGCTTATAAGGAAGGTACACATTTTTCAATACATATGGAGGAGGACAGCCTTATTTGGGCAGGATCAGGCTTAGACCAAGTCACTTGGATGGATGTAAGAGTAAACGATATTGTAGTGACACCAAGACATGGCAAGCCAGTAGAAATTAATGCTTTGTGGTATAATGCATTAAAGATTATGGCGTGCTTAGAGCAGAAGTTTGAAAATGGGCAAAAAGAAGGTTATGAAGAGCTTGCAGAAAAGGTAAAGATATCTTTTAATAAGGCTTTTTGGAATGAAGCAGATGGCTGTTTGTATGATGTAGTGGATGAAAAAGGTGGGGACAGTAGCATAAGGCCAAATCAAATTTGGGCAGTATCACTTCCTTTTACTATGCTTCCAAAAGAAAAAGAAAAGAGTGTAGTTCGTAAGGTTTTTGAAGACTTATATACGCCATATGGTTTAAGAAGCTTAACCCCTGCTCATCCAGACTATCATCCGACTTATAAAGGAAAACTATTTGATAGAGATATGGCTTATCATCAAGGAACAACTTGGGGCTTTCCTATAGGAGCATTTTTTACGGCTTATTGCAAGGTAAATCAGTATAGTAAAGAAGCACTAGAATTTGTAGAAAGTCTTGTGAGTGATCAAGAGGTAGACCTTGAAAATCAATGTTTGGGAACGATTGCAGAAATATTCGATGGAGACAGCCCACATTTTGCAAGAGGCTGCTATGCCCAGGCTTGGAGCGTGGGAGAGTTACTAAGAGTTTATTATGAAGACCTTTTGGGTGGTAGAATAAAACTTGAAGAAGCACACAAAAAGATGTTTTGCTAG
- a CDS encoding TolB-like translocation protein yields MGNHMKDTLLFMTNEQMGSINEDKTLSFFNSQYVEQYNKNKQSIKLRQQWKTQGAGAKFMGMDKDLSHLEASQTFKRPTGICLTDNPGYFIYAIQVDEFFGVFSKSLDNKEEAEGHIMHTNNIQMYDLDYNSANQKVILSLGQDGISRHLALLDPKTVHYQVLTEGECIDANPSWSKARANTIVYDSCGIGIDSNGIPIAFSEHNICRLNLDTCEIEEVISFEGFDCIKPKEDAEGNIYFIRRPKTYKGRQTNPIDMLINLLFIPVKIVRALFMWLNFFTIRYTGDNLSTNTKNGTKAKKKSEEELFIEGNLIKADQNQKANERKGEKYAGILPRDWELMKYTPTGELTSIKKGVLAFDIYSNGSIIYSNGKYLVKVIENEEEEKIVDLPIVSHIKVIESHNS; encoded by the coding sequence ATGGGAAATCATATGAAAGATACCCTTTTATTTATGACTAATGAGCAGATGGGGAGTATTAATGAAGATAAAACTCTATCTTTCTTTAATAGTCAATATGTAGAACAGTATAACAAAAATAAACAGTCCATCAAATTACGTCAGCAGTGGAAGACTCAAGGGGCAGGAGCAAAGTTTATGGGAATGGACAAAGATCTTTCTCACTTAGAAGCAAGTCAAACTTTTAAACGTCCTACAGGCATTTGTCTTACAGATAATCCAGGGTATTTTATTTATGCCATTCAAGTAGATGAATTCTTTGGGGTGTTTTCTAAAAGTCTAGATAATAAAGAAGAGGCAGAAGGTCATATTATGCATACCAATAATATTCAGATGTATGACCTAGACTATAATAGTGCCAATCAAAAGGTAATACTTTCTTTAGGACAAGATGGCATAAGCCGGCATTTAGCACTTCTTGATCCCAAAACAGTTCACTATCAAGTGCTTACAGAAGGAGAGTGCATAGATGCTAATCCGAGTTGGTCAAAGGCTAGAGCAAATACCATTGTATATGATAGTTGTGGGATTGGGATAGATAGTAATGGTATTCCCATAGCTTTTAGTGAGCATAATATATGTAGATTAAATTTAGATACTTGTGAGATAGAGGAAGTTATTAGTTTTGAAGGCTTTGATTGTATTAAACCTAAAGAAGATGCAGAAGGCAATATTTATTTTATTAGAAGGCCAAAGACTTATAAAGGCAGGCAAACTAATCCGATAGATATGCTTATTAACCTCCTATTTATACCAGTTAAAATCGTAAGAGCGCTATTTATGTGGCTTAATTTCTTTACGATACGCTATACAGGAGATAACCTTTCTACTAACACTAAGAATGGCACTAAAGCTAAAAAGAAAAGTGAAGAAGAGCTCTTTATAGAAGGAAATCTGATAAAAGCTGACCAAAACCAAAAAGCTAATGAAAGAAAAGGTGAAAAATACGCAGGCATCTTGCCTCGGGATTGGGAACTTATGAAATACACACCAACAGGAGAGTTAACTTCTATAAAAAAAGGAGTACTTGCCTTTGATATATATTCAAATGGATCTATCATTTATTCAAATGGTAAATACCTTGTTAAAGTTATAGAAAATGAAGAAGAGGAAAAGATAGTAGATCTTCCTATAGTTAGTCATATAAAAGTAATCGAAAGTCATAATAGCTAA
- a CDS encoding sigma-70 family RNA polymerase sigma factor — MNKKEFVRQAKIIKNQLYKTAYLYLGNEANALDVVDETIYKGYKALWQLREEEYFTTWMTRILINECKKELKRLSRIKCQESLVTKQSQDYDYDQLPLKEAIRSLPTQLKDVVILRYFSGYTLAEAAKALNIPQGTVVTRQRKALKLLKLELGEEE; from the coding sequence ATGAACAAGAAGGAATTTGTCAGGCAGGCAAAAATAATAAAGAATCAGCTCTATAAGACTGCCTATTTATATTTAGGTAATGAGGCAAACGCCTTAGATGTTGTTGATGAAACGATTTATAAAGGATATAAAGCGCTATGGCAGCTTAGAGAAGAAGAATATTTTACCACATGGATGACACGCATTCTCATTAATGAGTGTAAGAAAGAACTAAAAAGGTTATCTAGGATAAAATGCCAAGAATCATTAGTGACGAAGCAAAGTCAAGACTATGATTATGATCAATTACCTCTTAAAGAGGCTATTAGAAGTTTACCAACACAGCTAAAGGATGTGGTTATTTTGCGGTACTTTTCTGGATATACTTTAGCTGAGGCTGCAAAAGCATTGAATATTCCACAGGGCACAGTAGTTACCAGGCAGAGAAAGGCTTTAAAGTTACTAAAATTAGAATTAGGAGAGGAGGAATAA
- the modA gene encoding molybdate ABC transporter substrate-binding protein, producing MKKRVNLLMMILVLLVVLVGCSAKESEANKAEVSASPEVAKETKTTEAEPTETPKEKVNLQVFIAASLKNAMTEIQNNYEVLHPEVEITFNADSSGTLQKQIEEGAACDVFFSAAMKQMNVLNDGGYVLPDSIVQLLENKVVLIKPVGGETAVTGFEDITKAANLALAGEDVPVGSYAREIFTSLGILDQVMAMEINEGANVTAVLSAVSEGSNEVGVVYATDANSVKDSVDIIAETPAGSLEKPVVYPVGLIKNAEASDAETTAAKEFVAYLQTEDAIKVLEAYGFTSHNK from the coding sequence ATGAAGAAACGTGTAAACCTTTTAATGATGATATTAGTATTATTAGTAGTACTTGTTGGATGTAGTGCCAAGGAAAGTGAAGCTAACAAAGCTGAGGTCTCAGCTTCACCTGAGGTGGCAAAGGAAACGAAAACAACAGAAGCTGAGCCTACAGAAACACCAAAGGAAAAAGTTAACTTGCAAGTATTTATAGCAGCTAGTTTAAAAAATGCTATGACAGAAATACAAAACAATTATGAGGTGCTTCATCCCGAAGTAGAGATTACATTTAATGCAGATAGTTCTGGTACCCTTCAAAAACAAATTGAAGAAGGAGCAGCGTGTGATGTTTTCTTCTCAGCAGCAATGAAACAAATGAATGTACTTAATGATGGCGGTTATGTATTACCAGATTCAATTGTACAGCTATTAGAGAACAAAGTTGTACTTATTAAACCAGTAGGAGGTGAAACAGCTGTTACTGGTTTTGAAGATATTACGAAAGCTGCTAATCTTGCTTTGGCAGGAGAAGATGTACCTGTTGGCTCGTATGCAAGAGAGATTTTTACCAGTCTTGGCATCTTAGATCAAGTCATGGCTATGGAAATTAATGAAGGTGCGAATGTAACAGCAGTTCTGTCAGCCGTCAGCGAAGGCAGTAATGAAGTAGGTGTAGTATATGCTACAGATGCTAATTCTGTTAAAGACTCAGTTGACATTATTGCCGAAACACCTGCCGGAAGTTTAGAAAAGCCAGTTGTTTATCCAGTAGGACTTATCAAGAATGCAGAAGCCAGTGATGCAGAGACAACAGCAGCTAAAGAATTTGTAGCTTACTTACAAACGGAAGATGCAATCAAGGTTTTAGAAGCCTATGGCTTTACTAGTCATAACAAATAA
- a CDS encoding ABC transporter ATP-binding protein — protein MGLFQLSKKKILPQQNSQIEANLANSKIYVKDVNKTYHSIKGDVVAMQNVSINVLENEFISIVGPSGCGKSTLLRMIGGLDEATSGRIVIKDRDIIGPGADRGMVFQAYTLFPWMTVSDNIKYGLKLKKMPVEEQEKIVDKYLKIIKLEKFKNSYPKELSGGMKQRVAIARALANSPDVLLMDEPFSALDPQTKADMQLLMRQIWQVEKPTVIFVTHDIEEAVFLSTKIFVMTSRPGTIKKEVPVFLPYERNLDLKDTQQFITIRKEVNGLIEHTDI, from the coding sequence ATGGGTTTATTTCAATTATCAAAGAAAAAAATACTTCCGCAGCAAAATAGCCAAATAGAGGCAAACTTAGCAAATAGTAAAATATACGTGAAAGACGTTAACAAGACTTATCATTCTATTAAAGGTGATGTTGTGGCCATGCAGAATGTTAGTATTAACGTACTAGAAAATGAATTCATCTCAATTGTTGGTCCATCTGGATGTGGCAAATCTACACTTTTACGTATGATAGGTGGACTTGATGAGGCAACTTCAGGAAGAATAGTCATTAAAGATAGAGATATTATAGGACCAGGTGCAGATCGAGGTATGGTATTTCAAGCCTATACTTTATTCCCATGGATGACAGTAAGTGACAACATTAAATATGGACTAAAGCTAAAAAAGATGCCAGTAGAAGAACAAGAAAAAATCGTAGATAAATACTTAAAGATCATTAAACTAGAAAAGTTTAAAAATAGTTATCCCAAGGAACTTTCAGGAGGTATGAAACAAAGGGTAGCTATTGCAAGGGCTTTGGCGAATAGCCCAGATGTTTTGTTAATGGATGAACCTTTTAGTGCATTAGACCCTCAAACAAAAGCTGATATGCAGCTTTTAATGCGCCAAATCTGGCAAGTGGAAAAACCAACAGTTATTTTTGTAACCCATGACATTGAAGAAGCAGTTTTTCTCTCCACTAAAATCTTTGTCATGACCTCGAGACCAGGAACCATCAAAAAAGAAGTACCGGTATTCTTACCATATGAAAGAAATCTAGATTTAAAAGATACACAACAATTCATTACAATTAGAAAAGAAGTCAATGGATTAATTGAACATACTGATATCTAG
- a CDS encoding helix-turn-helix transcriptional regulator: MEKLYKPQEIADQLKIKKHTVYDLIKRGELQSTKIGKQLRISEVQLNTYLQLSPSTVATSSLVNHTSTPSSHYPENALLKTEFLKHSSGLIICGQDPVLDMLCSYIEAHPLGLPTLRSYMGSYNSLYALYFDKVHLATTHLWNGTDHSYNLSYIHHLLPGVETVVIHLFKRMQGFYVQKGNPKLITGFQDLVKPGITFVNREKGSGTRVLLDEHLRLKNISPLSIVGYEKEVLSHTTCAGQVAMGMADVAIGHANVLEQFPTLDFIPIQQENYDIVFKKSALKEQVYEVITQIIQSKTFKNQLSCLSGYDLSKTGTIIH; the protein is encoded by the coding sequence ATGGAAAAACTATACAAACCTCAAGAGATAGCCGATCAGCTCAAAATTAAAAAGCACACTGTCTATGACCTCATTAAAAGAGGTGAATTGCAATCTACCAAGATTGGTAAACAACTTAGAATATCTGAGGTTCAGCTTAATACTTACTTGCAGCTTTCTCCTTCTACAGTAGCCACATCCTCACTTGTTAATCATACTTCTACTCCCTCTTCTCATTACCCAGAAAATGCCCTACTTAAAACTGAGTTTTTAAAGCATTCAAGTGGTCTCATTATTTGTGGCCAAGATCCTGTTCTTGATATGCTTTGTTCCTATATTGAAGCACACCCTTTGGGTCTACCTACTCTTCGTTCTTATATGGGCAGTTATAATAGCCTTTATGCCCTATACTTTGATAAAGTTCATTTGGCTACTACTCATCTTTGGAATGGAACAGATCATTCCTATAACCTTTCCTACATCCATCACTTGCTTCCTGGTGTAGAGACAGTAGTCATTCATCTTTTTAAGCGTATGCAAGGTTTTTATGTACAAAAAGGTAATCCAAAGTTGATTACTGGATTTCAAGATTTAGTTAAACCAGGCATTACTTTTGTTAATCGTGAAAAAGGAAGTGGTACAAGAGTATTGTTAGATGAACATCTTCGTCTTAAAAACATTTCTCCTCTCTCCATTGTCGGTTATGAAAAAGAAGTTTTATCTCATACCACTTGTGCAGGTCAAGTAGCTATGGGTATGGCAGATGTGGCCATAGGCCATGCCAATGTCCTAGAACAATTTCCTACCCTTGATTTTATTCCTATCCAACAAGAAAACTATGATATCGTATTTAAGAAATCTGCACTCAAAGAACAAGTTTATGAGGTAATTACTCAGATTATCCAATCAAAGACTTTTAAAAATCAACTTTCCTGTTTATCCGGCTACGACTTATCAAAGACTGGAACTATTATTCATTAA
- the modB gene encoding molybdate ABC transporter permease subunit has translation MEALLTEVNWSPLFISLKTGIVATILAFFIGILAARFVMKLGNTMKWIVDGILTLPLVLPPTVAGFFLLLLFSLKRPIGKYLWINTGVKVVLSWPGCVLAAAVIAFPLMYRNARAAFEQVDVNMIAAGRTLGMSERKIFWKIVMPIAMPGIVSGTVLTFARAIGEYGATSMLAGNILGKTQTIALAIASEVSAGNFEVAGFWVTVIVILSFVIVLAINMISGKGMKQMRRWTM, from the coding sequence ATGGAGGCACTGCTTACAGAAGTAAATTGGAGTCCACTTTTTATTTCTTTAAAAACAGGAATAGTAGCAACTATACTTGCTTTTTTCATAGGGATTTTAGCAGCTAGATTTGTAATGAAATTAGGGAATACGATGAAGTGGATTGTAGATGGCATTTTAACACTTCCTCTTGTATTACCTCCTACAGTAGCAGGCTTTTTCTTATTACTTCTATTTAGCCTTAAAAGACCAATTGGCAAATATTTATGGATTAATACTGGGGTAAAGGTAGTACTTAGTTGGCCAGGATGTGTGTTAGCAGCAGCAGTTATTGCTTTTCCACTTATGTATCGTAATGCAAGGGCAGCTTTTGAACAGGTAGATGTAAATATGATTGCTGCAGGTAGAACCTTAGGTATGTCAGAGCGAAAAATCTTTTGGAAGATTGTTATGCCTATTGCCATGCCGGGGATTGTATCAGGGACGGTTCTTACCTTTGCTAGGGCCATTGGCGAATATGGCGCTACTTCTATGCTAGCAGGCAATATTTTAGGGAAAACACAGACCATAGCTTTAGCTATTGCTTCAGAAGTATCAGCAGGAAATTTTGAAGTGGCAGGATTTTGGGTGACAGTTATAGTCATTCTCTCCTTCGTGATTGTTTTAGCCATTAACATGATTTCCGGTAAGGGGATGAAGCAAATGAGGAGGTGGACTATGTGA
- a CDS encoding HugZ family pyridoxamine 5'-phosphate oxidase, protein MEELYNQKTIMMSTTTKESVPAISYAPYVKIENEFYIFISETAVHYHHLMNNPQIAIMLIEDEKDTKILFARTRMTLNCKAKKLETINEAAWDLFKEQYGEQMMAPLKQMDFDMFQLTPENGRIVKGFGQASTIQIVNGEMVLTPITGEGHKKKEINKVQFN, encoded by the coding sequence ATGGAAGAATTATATAATCAAAAAACCATAATGATGAGTACAACAACTAAGGAAAGTGTGCCAGCTATTAGCTATGCACCTTATGTAAAAATAGAAAATGAATTTTATATTTTTATTAGTGAGACGGCTGTGCACTATCATCATTTAATGAATAATCCTCAAATAGCTATTATGCTTATTGAAGATGAAAAAGATACTAAAATACTATTTGCAAGAACTAGAATGACTTTAAATTGCAAAGCTAAAAAACTGGAAACAATCAATGAAGCTGCATGGGATTTATTTAAGGAACAATATGGTGAACAGATGATGGCACCTTTAAAACAGATGGATTTTGATATGTTCCAGCTAACACCAGAGAATGGAAGAATTGTAAAGGGCTTTGGACAGGCTTCTACTATACAAATAGTAAATGGAGAAATGGTACTTACCCCAATAACTGGTGAAGGCCATAAAAAAAAAGAAATAAATAAGGTACAGTTTAATTAA
- a CDS encoding TOBE domain-containing protein yields the protein MKVSARNQLKGKIVNISEGAVNSIVSLDIGGGNIIVSTISKSAVEDLQLQIGSDAYALIKATSVMIGIED from the coding sequence ATGAAGGTTAGTGCAAGAAATCAACTCAAAGGAAAAATCGTTAATATTAGTGAAGGCGCCGTTAATTCTATTGTTTCTTTAGATATAGGGGGCGGAAATATTATTGTTTCTACTATTTCAAAATCAGCCGTAGAGGATTTACAGCTTCAGATTGGTTCAGATGCTTACGCCCTGATTAAAGCCACATCTGTTATGATTGGCATAGAAGATTAA